In the Pseudorasbora parva isolate DD20220531a chromosome 23, ASM2467924v1, whole genome shotgun sequence genome, one interval contains:
- the LOC137062654 gene encoding olfactory receptor 13C2-like: MNQDFAQNKNISIPSYFYISGFSGIPHTRYYYIFLFLVYIITVLGNSCLMLVIIIDRNLHTPKYIAVFNLSLTDICESTAVIPQLLDTFLFGNQFIPYGLCLYNMFSVYVSISTQSLTLAVLSFDRFIAICLPLRYHMIVTHRSMLGIIGATWAVALLMVTVATIFISRLSFCRFIVIINSFYCDHGPIYYSACSDNFPNSVIGSLYPIMIIGLPVFFIIFSYTCIAVTLFRITTPQDRQRATKTCTAHLILVAVFYVPITFTYALSSFINTNTRIINLSLTSTLPPMLNPIIYTFKTEEFMVSVKRLLKRSMIFPSKK; encoded by the coding sequence ATGAATCAAGATTTTGCTCAAAACAAGAATATTTCTATTCCATCTTATTTCTATATCAGCGGTTTTTCTGGTATACCTCACACAAGATACTAttatatatttctatttttgGTCTACATTATTACTGTGCTTGGAAACTCATGCCTCATGCTTGTTATCATTATAGACAGAAATCTTCACACTCCTAAATATATCGCCGTATTTAATTTATCACTGACAGACATTTGTGAGAGTACCGCTGTAATCCCTCAGCTACTGGACACATTTTTGTTTGGGAATCAGTTTATTCCATATGGATTGTGTTTGTATAATATGTTCTCTGTCTATGTATCTATTTCAACACAGTCACTAACTCTTGCTGTTCTGTCTTTTGACAGATTTATAGCCATTTGTTTACCACTGAGGTATCATATGATTGTGACTCATAGATCAATGCTTGGTATAATTGGAGCAACATGGGCAGTGGCACTGCTTATGGTAACTGTTGCTACAATTTTCATCAGTAGACTGtctttttgcagatttattgtCATCATAAACAGTTTCTACTGTGATCATGGACCTATATATTATTCTGCCTGTAGCGATAATTTTCCAAATTCTGTGATAGGTAGTTTGTACCCAATAATGATTATTGGGCTTCCAGTATTTTTTATCATCTTTTCATATACATGTATAGCTGTGACATTGTTCAGAATTACAACCCCACAAGACCGCCAAAGAGCCACAAAGACATGTACTGCTCATTTAATATTAGTGGCTGTATTTTATGTTCCCATCACATTTACATATGCACTTTCATCCTTTATAAACACTAACACAAGGATCATTAATCTCTCTCTGACCTCTACACTTCCTCCAATGCTTAACCCTATAATCTACACATTCAAGACGGAGGAGTTCATGGTGTCTGTGAAAAGGCTTCTTAAACGAAGTATGATATTTCCATCTAAAAAATAA